A stretch of the Tannerella serpentiformis genome encodes the following:
- a CDS encoding outer membrane beta-barrel family protein encodes METRIHHAHPMRRGIIPALILFVSLLPLLAAAQLHDVRLRVLEPDGTPAANLMCALKAPGAADAAAFAFTDSTGVTVLRVAATGHYGLSVLSFGKVLHEQEVDIAGAVDLGDITLRTATQQLDEVMVTAERRAVSNREGRLIFDVSSLPLKADYTAVDALVRTPLVNFSSDGVTIAGLGAEIRINGIRQQRAGGLYAYLSAIPIDRVERIEVHAGRSADLDASNSGGYVDIILRSLYGVSGFLHGGLSYYGMSYDARRRALFTGSGGAGITYGKERWSAYADVSFGAGRSTGVKSRRETTFLSSGEERTGTNTTYGDRRRGLNMNVGLNVHPSELHTFGLEASLAYMFPPTNYAEGAQQIQRGSRREQYTRTTETDRTTFAGNLLANYRYASKDGRHKVNWLANYIHDHKDEEVRWDVLYTLPDTLQRREVNTDRSRSEMFYTQLAYIHRLSKEIELMAGGKYARTAMQNDNGYAEGDRLARENRFRYVEQIPAAFAEGSYSHGPLYLSAGLRMEQTDLRSHSGDVRQTYTGLYPSVRASYNFPSGLSVNLSYSRTLFRPPFQLLNHHVFKLSEREYYVGNPLLKAEVNDNIRLRLTSGPHTLYLRWGYSPNPITNMFYSSGDTLYGTNLNAARKYEYAASYSFNSHLRPWWHIAAEVELQHIHLPESQYKQRITQLYASMRHTWTIARTVSVDLNANYGSPWIMNDKWVADRFKVDLSARYTFPKSGITLSLTGRNLLARRRTESIIHNAMLHNRNWSETAPLSILANLTWRFSAGRKKVSQERIQDNNMDRYRL; translated from the coding sequence ATGGAAACACGAATTCATCATGCACACCCCATGCGGCGTGGGATCATCCCCGCGCTCATCCTTTTTGTTTCACTCCTTCCGCTGCTCGCCGCCGCGCAACTCCACGACGTCCGGCTGCGGGTGCTGGAGCCAGACGGTACGCCGGCGGCCAACCTGATGTGCGCGCTTAAAGCGCCCGGAGCCGCCGATGCCGCCGCGTTTGCCTTCACCGACAGCACGGGCGTGACCGTCCTGCGCGTCGCGGCGACGGGGCACTACGGACTGTCGGTCTTGTCGTTTGGCAAAGTCCTTCACGAGCAAGAAGTGGACATCGCGGGCGCCGTCGATCTGGGCGACATCACCCTCCGCACGGCCACACAGCAGCTGGACGAGGTGATGGTGACGGCCGAGCGGCGCGCCGTGAGCAACCGCGAGGGACGGCTCATCTTTGACGTCTCCTCGTTACCCCTCAAAGCCGACTATACGGCTGTCGATGCCCTCGTGCGCACGCCGCTCGTCAACTTCTCGTCCGACGGTGTCACCATCGCCGGACTCGGCGCCGAGATCCGCATCAATGGCATCCGTCAGCAACGCGCCGGCGGACTCTACGCCTACCTCAGCGCCATCCCCATCGATCGTGTGGAGCGCATCGAGGTGCACGCCGGTCGTAGCGCCGACCTCGACGCCTCGAATAGCGGCGGCTACGTGGATATCATCCTCCGTTCGCTTTACGGCGTCTCCGGCTTCCTTCACGGCGGCCTCTCCTACTACGGCATGAGCTACGACGCCCGCCGTCGCGCCCTGTTCACCGGGTCGGGTGGCGCAGGCATCACGTACGGCAAAGAGCGGTGGAGCGCCTACGCCGACGTCAGCTTCGGTGCCGGACGCAGCACGGGTGTCAAAAGTCGGCGCGAGACGACCTTCCTCTCCAGCGGCGAGGAGCGCACAGGTACGAACACGACTTACGGCGACCGTCGCCGCGGCCTGAACATGAACGTGGGTCTGAACGTCCACCCGAGCGAGCTACACACCTTCGGCCTCGAAGCTTCCCTCGCGTACATGTTTCCACCCACGAATTATGCCGAGGGCGCGCAGCAGATCCAGCGAGGCAGTCGGCGCGAGCAGTACACTCGAACGACGGAAACGGACCGCACCACCTTTGCCGGTAATCTCTTAGCCAACTATCGTTACGCTTCGAAAGACGGTCGCCACAAGGTGAATTGGTTAGCGAACTACATCCACGATCACAAAGACGAAGAGGTGCGTTGGGATGTGCTGTACACCCTGCCCGACACGCTGCAGCGCCGCGAGGTCAACACTGACCGCAGTCGCTCGGAGATGTTTTACACGCAGCTCGCCTACATCCATCGCCTCAGCAAAGAGATCGAACTGATGGCCGGCGGCAAGTATGCGCGCACCGCCATGCAAAACGATAACGGATACGCCGAGGGCGATCGCCTGGCCAGAGAGAACCGCTTCCGCTACGTGGAGCAGATCCCCGCCGCCTTCGCCGAGGGCAGCTACTCGCACGGCCCGCTCTACCTCTCCGCTGGTCTGCGCATGGAGCAGACTGATCTCCGCTCGCACAGCGGCGACGTCCGCCAGACCTACACTGGCCTCTACCCCTCTGTCCGAGCGTCGTACAACTTCCCCAGCGGACTGTCGGTCAACCTCAGCTATTCGCGCACGCTCTTCCGCCCGCCGTTCCAGCTGCTCAACCACCATGTCTTCAAGCTGTCCGAACGTGAGTACTACGTCGGCAACCCGCTGCTAAAGGCCGAAGTGAACGACAACATCCGCCTCCGACTGACCTCCGGACCACATACACTCTACCTGCGTTGGGGCTACTCGCCGAACCCGATCACGAACATGTTTTACAGCAGCGGCGACACGCTCTATGGCACCAACCTCAATGCCGCGCGCAAGTATGAATACGCCGCCTCGTACAGCTTCAACAGCCACCTCCGCCCGTGGTGGCACATCGCGGCCGAAGTGGAGTTGCAACACATCCACCTGCCCGAAAGCCAATACAAGCAGCGCATCACACAGCTGTACGCCTCCATGCGCCACACGTGGACGATCGCCCGCACGGTAAGCGTAGACCTGAACGCGAATTATGGTTCGCCGTGGATCATGAACGACAAGTGGGTGGCGGATCGCTTCAAAGTGGATTTAAGCGCGCGTTACACCTTCCCGAAGAGCGGTATCACCCTCTCGCTGACGGGCCGCAACCTCTTGGCCCGCCGCCGGACAGAGAGCATCATCCACAACGCCATGCTCCACAACCGCAACTGGAGCGAAACGGCACCGCTCTCCATCCTCGCCAACCTAACGTGGCGCTTCTCTGCCGGACGCAAGAAGGTGAGCCAAGAGCGCATTCAGGATAACAACATGGATCGGTATCGGTTGTAA
- the ccsA gene encoding cytochrome c biogenesis protein CcsA: MKRAIALTYSLVVATMATATWIEHFRGTEFVARHLYGAWWFTLLWALLAALGVAWIVKRRVRRWSTLLVHAAFVVILLGALLTHLTASRGIVHLRQGTTVDTYLAEQPDGSTEERQLPFRITLDSFRVHYHAGTTAERDYTSHFTVSDGQTVLRGETAMNRIFTFRSVRLYQNAYDPDMAGSYLAVNTDPYGIPITYTGYGLLFAALVGLLIDPRGTFRRLLSDARLRRGAFLVLVLLSIGREASADPLIVPRETADRFGRLHLLYSDRIAPVQTFAIDFTKKLYGRASYRGLTAEQVLMGRLFDPRGWDKEPMIRVKDAALRRQLRLPRYASVNHFFSPDRGYILGTYLMEYEQGQRDAFHTACVDMDAKIRLIMSLRDGSALALFPHADVYGAVRWRHPATPLSPGELPRMDALFLRSYLSLLREQIVKADYATANTLIEKLDKYQRLHAGGTLPSPMAERAERLTNAFPFATVLFIVNLTVGLLALLYTIRRLVRRHDAPRTDRLVRRATLGLLLLSFAALTLCEVLRWIVAGRAPVANGYETMLLIAWFTLLFAFVAGRRFPIALPFGALISGFFLLVSHLALMDPRITPLMPVLGSPLLSLHVSVIMMAYALLSLTFVCALTALLLAAIGRRDPERTAERMDALRLLSLLFLYPALVTLGVGIFVGAIWANVSWGTYWSWDPKETWALITFMVYAVVIHTHTWPAFRRPMAYHVYLLLSFLTLLMTYFGVNYLLGGMHSYA, encoded by the coding sequence ATGAAGCGAGCTATTGCCCTCACCTACTCCCTCGTCGTGGCTACGATGGCCACGGCCACGTGGATCGAACACTTCCGCGGAACCGAATTTGTCGCCCGTCACCTCTATGGCGCCTGGTGGTTCACGCTGCTCTGGGCCCTACTGGCGGCCCTGGGCGTGGCGTGGATCGTGAAGCGACGTGTCAGGCGGTGGAGCACGCTGCTGGTGCACGCCGCCTTCGTCGTCATCCTCCTCGGCGCCCTGCTGACGCACCTGACGGCCTCGCGCGGCATCGTCCACCTCCGACAGGGCACAACTGTCGACACCTACCTGGCCGAACAGCCCGACGGCTCCACCGAGGAGCGGCAGTTGCCCTTCCGCATCACCCTCGACAGCTTCCGCGTCCACTACCACGCCGGCACGACGGCCGAGCGCGACTATACGTCCCACTTCACCGTCAGCGACGGCCAGACCGTCCTCCGCGGCGAAACGGCGATGAACCGCATCTTCACCTTCCGCTCTGTCCGGCTCTATCAGAACGCTTACGACCCCGACATGGCCGGCAGTTACCTGGCCGTCAACACCGATCCCTACGGCATTCCCATCACTTACACCGGCTACGGGCTGCTCTTCGCCGCCCTCGTCGGACTGCTCATCGATCCGCGCGGCACCTTCCGCCGACTGCTCTCCGACGCCCGCCTGCGCCGCGGGGCCTTCCTCGTGCTCGTCCTCCTGTCCATCGGGCGTGAGGCGTCGGCCGACCCCCTGATCGTGCCCCGCGAGACGGCCGACCGCTTCGGGCGCCTGCACCTCCTTTATAGCGACCGCATCGCCCCGGTGCAGACCTTCGCCATCGACTTCACGAAGAAGCTCTACGGCCGCGCCTCGTATCGCGGACTGACGGCCGAGCAGGTGCTGATGGGGCGCCTCTTCGACCCGCGCGGATGGGACAAGGAGCCGATGATCCGCGTCAAAGACGCCGCCCTGCGCCGTCAGCTGCGCCTGCCGCGCTACGCGTCCGTCAACCATTTCTTCTCGCCCGACCGGGGCTATATCCTCGGGACTTACCTGATGGAATACGAGCAGGGGCAGCGCGACGCCTTCCACACGGCCTGCGTAGACATGGACGCCAAGATCCGCCTCATCATGTCCCTACGCGACGGATCGGCGCTGGCGCTCTTCCCCCATGCCGACGTCTACGGCGCCGTCCGCTGGCGTCACCCGGCCACGCCCCTCTCCCCCGGCGAGTTGCCCCGCATGGATGCGCTCTTCCTGCGCAGCTACCTCAGCCTGCTCCGCGAGCAGATCGTCAAAGCCGACTATGCCACCGCCAACACGCTGATCGAGAAGCTCGACAAATACCAACGCCTGCACGCCGGCGGCACCCTCCCCTCGCCCATGGCCGAGCGCGCCGAACGCCTCACGAACGCCTTCCCCTTCGCCACGGTGCTCTTCATCGTCAACCTCACCGTCGGCCTCTTGGCGCTGCTTTACACCATCCGCCGACTCGTCCGGCGGCACGACGCGCCGCGCACCGATCGCCTCGTCCGACGCGCCACGCTCGGCCTGCTCCTCCTTTCCTTCGCCGCGCTGACCCTCTGCGAGGTGCTCCGCTGGATCGTGGCCGGCCGTGCGCCCGTGGCCAACGGTTACGAGACGATGCTGCTCATCGCCTGGTTCACCCTCCTCTTCGCCTTCGTAGCCGGACGCCGCTTCCCCATCGCCCTCCCCTTCGGCGCGCTCATCTCCGGCTTCTTCCTTCTGGTCAGCCACCTGGCCCTGATGGATCCGCGCATCACGCCCCTCATGCCCGTCCTCGGTTCGCCGCTGCTCAGCCTGCACGTCTCCGTCATTATGATGGCTTATGCACTGCTCAGCCTCACGTTCGTCTGCGCCCTCACGGCCCTCCTTCTGGCCGCCATCGGCCGCCGCGATCCGGAGCGCACGGCCGAGCGCATGGACGCGCTGCGCCTCCTCTCGCTCCTCTTCCTCTACCCCGCGCTCGTCACGCTCGGCGTCGGCATCTTCGTCGGCGCCATCTGGGCCAACGTCTCGTGGGGCACGTATTGGAGCTGGGACCCGAAGGAGACGTGGGCCTTGATCACGTTCATGGTCTACGCCGTCGTCATCCACACCCACACTTGGCCCGCCTTCCGTCGCCCGATGGCCTATCACGTCTACCTCCTCCTCTCCTTCCTCACGCTGCTGATGACCTACTTCGGCGTCAACTACCTGCTCGGCGGCATGCATTCCTACGCATAA
- a CDS encoding dipeptidase, which yields MKKYAIALAAALFLAMGGTKAEACTDLIVGKKASVDGSVIISYAADSHTLYGVMYRWPAATHPKGAMLDVVEWDTGKPLGRIPQVERTYSVVGNMNEHQVAITESTFGGRHELVDSTGIMDYGSLIYIALQRSRSAREAIKVMTDLVAAHGYYSSGESFTIADKNEAWIMEMIGKGPGRKGAVWVAIRIPDDCIAAHANQARIHHIPFGDKENCMYSPDIVSFAREKGYFKGADKDFSFVNAYCPYEFDGLRACEARVWAFFRKFTDMSKYEQFVRGDASKEPMPLYVRPTRKISVQDVQNAMRDHYEGTSMDMVEEPGSGAYKVPYRWRPMNFTVDGQKYLHERAIATQQTGFVIVPQMRNWLPDEIGGILWFGVDDANTAVFTPVYSSTLAVPECYREGNGDLLTFSWTSAFWIYNWVANMAYHKYSFMIKDIRKVQSELEDGYRDRIPAIDKAAQTLYEKSPEEARRFLTWFSTTTAESATARWKELGEYLLVKYIDGNVKKEENGHFKRNPYGLPAAPEWPGYDEEYYRSIVKEGGENLKAK from the coding sequence ATGAAGAAGTATGCTATCGCATTAGCGGCCGCATTGTTCCTGGCTATGGGCGGGACGAAGGCCGAGGCTTGCACCGACTTGATAGTGGGCAAGAAAGCATCCGTTGACGGATCAGTGATTATCAGTTATGCGGCCGACTCGCACACGCTGTACGGCGTGATGTATCGTTGGCCGGCAGCGACTCACCCAAAGGGCGCCATGCTCGACGTGGTGGAGTGGGACACGGGCAAACCGCTCGGGCGCATCCCGCAGGTGGAACGGACGTACTCCGTCGTGGGCAACATGAATGAGCACCAGGTGGCCATCACCGAGAGCACCTTCGGCGGGCGCCACGAGCTGGTGGACTCGACCGGCATCATGGATTACGGCAGCCTGATCTACATCGCCCTCCAGCGCTCGCGCTCAGCCCGCGAAGCGATCAAGGTGATGACCGACCTTGTGGCTGCGCACGGCTATTACAGCAGCGGCGAATCGTTCACCATCGCCGACAAGAACGAGGCATGGATCATGGAAATGATCGGCAAGGGACCCGGCCGTAAGGGCGCCGTATGGGTAGCTATCCGCATCCCGGACGACTGCATCGCGGCCCACGCCAATCAGGCGCGTATCCACCACATCCCGTTCGGCGACAAGGAGAACTGCATGTACTCGCCGGACATCGTCTCCTTTGCTCGCGAGAAGGGCTATTTCAAGGGCGCCGACAAGGATTTCAGCTTCGTCAATGCCTATTGCCCCTACGAATTTGATGGCCTGCGTGCCTGCGAGGCTCGCGTGTGGGCCTTCTTCCGCAAGTTCACGGACATGAGCAAGTACGAACAGTTCGTCCGTGGTGACGCCTCGAAGGAGCCGATGCCGCTCTACGTGCGCCCCACGCGTAAGATCTCTGTACAAGATGTGCAGAACGCTATGCGTGACCACTACGAGGGCACAAGCATGGACATGGTCGAGGAGCCCGGATCGGGTGCGTACAAGGTGCCTTATCGCTGGCGCCCGATGAACTTCACCGTCGACGGGCAGAAGTACCTCCACGAACGCGCCATCGCTACGCAGCAGACGGGCTTCGTGATCGTGCCGCAGATGCGCAACTGGTTGCCGGACGAGATCGGCGGCATCCTCTGGTTCGGTGTCGACGATGCCAACACGGCCGTCTTCACGCCCGTTTACTCCTCCACGCTGGCTGTGCCGGAGTGCTATCGCGAGGGCAACGGCGACCTGCTGACCTTCTCGTGGACATCGGCCTTCTGGATCTACAACTGGGTGGCCAACATGGCCTACCACAAGTACAGCTTCATGATTAAGGACATCCGCAAGGTGCAGTCGGAGCTGGAGGATGGCTATCGCGATCGTATCCCGGCCATCGACAAGGCGGCTCAGACGCTCTACGAAAAGAGCCCCGAGGAGGCGCGTCGCTTTCTGACTTGGTTTAGCACCACCACGGCGGAGTCCGCTACTGCACGCTGGAAGGAGCTGGGCGAGTACCTCCTGGTGAAGTATATCGACGGCAATGTGAAGAAGGAGGAGAATGGCCACTTCAAGCGTAACCCGTACGGCCTGCCTGCTGCTCCGGAGTGGCCCGGCTATGACGAGGAATACTATCGCAGCATTGTCAAGGAGGGCGGAGAGAACCTCAAGGCCAAGTAA
- a CDS encoding site-specific integrase, whose protein sequence is MRSTFRILFYINRNKTKKNGKAAVLCRITVDGRSAVIATGEECAPEAWQTKSGETGDRKINLRLQALRERIEASYTTLLRREGVVSVERLKLRLQGVNETPTMLLETSTEELRTVEACVGRSRSPGTYQNNRRSDSGLRDFVRSRGELDIPIPTLAPDFFDTYRLFLKRRGYAVSTTNRHLHWLGRLMRRAIARGVIRFNPFEGVRYETEKYRPRFLQKHEVERLLAFSVRDEATELSRHMFLFSVFTGLAYADLRTLRRSQIETDGTGRRYIRKARQKTHEESLIPLHPIAEQLLSLYLKDDKTEDRRIFPDASYFLLTHRLKAIGKACGLHEPLTFHVGRHSFGTLTLEAGISMESIARMMGHASVTTTELYARITDQKISEDVDRLIARRRKAGEGGAAPGNRMGKSPEQGA, encoded by the coding sequence ATGCGCAGCACATTTAGAATCCTGTTTTACATCAATCGAAACAAGACGAAAAAGAACGGAAAGGCGGCCGTGCTCTGTCGAATCACCGTGGACGGCCGTTCGGCGGTTATCGCTACGGGCGAGGAATGCGCGCCCGAGGCGTGGCAGACGAAGTCAGGTGAGACGGGCGACCGGAAGATCAATCTTCGCTTGCAGGCCCTTCGCGAACGAATCGAAGCGAGCTACACGACGCTCCTTCGGCGGGAGGGTGTAGTTAGTGTCGAACGACTGAAACTCCGATTGCAGGGGGTGAACGAGACTCCGACGATGCTTTTGGAAACGAGCACAGAGGAACTGCGGACCGTGGAAGCCTGCGTGGGCCGCTCAAGGAGTCCCGGCACTTATCAAAATAACCGCCGTTCTGACAGTGGACTGCGGGACTTTGTTCGCAGCCGTGGCGAATTGGACATTCCGATCCCGACACTCGCGCCGGACTTCTTCGATACGTATCGTTTATTTCTGAAGCGAAGGGGCTACGCTGTGTCCACGACAAACCGGCACCTCCATTGGCTCGGCCGATTGATGCGCCGCGCGATTGCCCGCGGCGTGATCCGTTTCAACCCTTTCGAGGGAGTGCGATACGAGACGGAGAAGTATCGCCCACGCTTTCTGCAAAAGCATGAAGTGGAGCGTCTCCTGGCCTTTTCCGTCCGAGACGAAGCCACGGAGCTGAGTCGCCACATGTTCCTCTTTTCGGTCTTCACAGGGCTGGCTTACGCCGACTTGCGGACGCTCCGAAGGTCACAGATCGAGACGGACGGCACGGGTCGGCGATACATCCGAAAGGCGCGGCAGAAGACCCACGAGGAGAGCCTCATCCCTCTTCACCCGATCGCCGAACAGCTCCTTTCGCTTTACCTGAAAGATGATAAGACGGAAGACCGCAGGATCTTCCCTGACGCGAGTTACTTCCTATTAACCCATCGCCTCAAGGCTATTGGTAAGGCATGCGGCCTCCACGAACCGCTAACATTTCACGTCGGGCGTCACTCGTTCGGCACGCTCACCCTCGAAGCAGGGATCTCTATGGAGAGCATCGCCCGCATGATGGGCCACGCCTCCGTCACCACCACGGAACTCTACGCCCGCATCACCGATCAGAAGATTTCGGAGGATGTGGATCGGCTCATTGCCCGAAGAAGGAAGGCGGGGGAAGGCGGTGCCGCGCCGGGTAACCGGATGGGAAAAAGCCCGGAACAGGGCGCATAG
- a CDS encoding site-specific integrase, producing the protein MKRETMKVLLYLKKSSIDKSGRAPIMGRITYAGTMAQFGSKFSCPPDLWNPRESRLRGKSREAVVTNEKLDDLMLAISQAYRTLADRGVAFTAADIKERLQGNAHSRTTFLERYDWLLEEVDARVGVDLTRHSALKYHQARKHFTRFIRSRFGREDMTFSEMTEDFFPQFERYIKGELGLSDNSFLRLSCMLKKVCRLAYREGLSDRPLFEGIRITREKRSAPRSLDRTAFDRLLALTFPPHQKDLAIARDLFAFTCYTGAAYCDMVRLTRSHLFRDDRDDLWLKFKRQKTGALCRVKLLPEAVALIERYRSDERETLFSPIPYYTYLIRLKAVGLKAGLAFPLTAHIGRHTFATLITLENGAPIETVSRMLGHGSLKMTERYARVTSRKLFEEFDRFLAFTQDLRLTL; encoded by the coding sequence ATGAAGAGAGAAACGATGAAGGTTTTGCTCTACCTAAAAAAGAGCAGTATTGACAAATCGGGACGGGCACCAATCATGGGGCGCATCACGTATGCCGGGACAATGGCTCAATTCGGTAGCAAATTTTCTTGCCCGCCCGACCTCTGGAATCCCCGCGAGAGCCGCCTTAGAGGCAAGAGCCGGGAGGCCGTCGTCACCAATGAGAAGTTAGACGATCTGATGCTGGCCATTAGTCAGGCTTACCGGACACTGGCCGATCGGGGTGTGGCCTTCACGGCCGCCGACATCAAGGAACGATTGCAAGGCAATGCCCACAGTCGGACGACCTTCCTCGAACGCTACGACTGGCTGTTGGAGGAAGTAGATGCACGCGTCGGCGTCGATCTGACGAGGCATTCGGCGCTGAAATACCATCAAGCGAGAAAGCACTTCACCCGCTTTATACGGAGCCGTTTCGGCCGGGAAGACATGACTTTCAGTGAGATGACGGAGGACTTCTTCCCGCAGTTCGAGCGCTATATCAAAGGGGAGTTGGGGCTCTCTGACAACTCCTTTCTTCGGCTGTCTTGCATGCTGAAGAAGGTGTGCCGGCTGGCTTACCGGGAGGGTCTCTCCGACCGACCGCTCTTCGAAGGAATTCGCATCACGCGTGAGAAACGAAGTGCACCGCGGTCGCTCGACCGGACGGCCTTCGACCGACTGCTGGCACTCACCTTTCCACCCCATCAAAAGGACTTGGCGATTGCCCGCGATCTGTTCGCGTTTACCTGCTACACCGGGGCGGCCTATTGCGACATGGTGCGGCTTACGCGCTCACACCTCTTCCGAGACGATCGCGACGACCTGTGGCTGAAGTTCAAGCGGCAAAAGACGGGGGCGCTCTGTCGGGTGAAGCTCCTGCCCGAGGCCGTGGCGCTCATCGAGCGTTACCGCTCCGACGAGCGAGAGACGCTTTTCTCGCCGATCCCTTACTACACTTACCTCATCCGACTGAAGGCCGTCGGACTGAAAGCAGGCCTCGCATTCCCGCTGACGGCACACATCGGGCGACACACGTTCGCCACGCTGATTACGCTTGAAAACGGTGCACCCATTGAAACCGTGAGCCGCATGTTGGGCCACGGTAGCCTCAAAATGACCGAGCGATACGCCCGAGTCACGTCGCGCAAACTCTTCGAGGAGTTCGATCGTTTCCTCGCCTTCACCCAAGATCTTCGTCTGACTCTTTAA
- a CDS encoding helix-turn-helix domain-containing protein, whose product METNNLNIRYFVDDPEASEQEMLLKLFHFEGNESNTLNIEQVPALMKSGCIALCRRGSFRLKLDGRDIPVKADDLCIVFPGMLVQTFDRSADMDCLVLAGDIGSVRNLPVKSMSELYLLIRETPCVPIRPRERDILMTCFEYIRLSYSRRLFPYRLEVTRQLMMVLGCEVAAIYQKSQRVKRREDTYKERIFHQFIRLVSDNYMSERRVDFYSKKLHISSKHLAHLVKSVSQKTAAEWIDDFIIRHIKRMLLTSPQTVQQISTELNFPNPSFFTQYFKRATGKTPKQFRMTAK is encoded by the coding sequence ATGGAAACAAACAATTTGAACATTCGATACTTCGTCGACGATCCCGAGGCCTCGGAGCAGGAAATGCTGCTGAAACTCTTCCACTTTGAAGGAAACGAAAGCAATACGCTAAACATCGAGCAGGTGCCTGCCCTAATGAAATCGGGCTGCATCGCCCTATGCCGTAGGGGTAGCTTCCGGCTGAAATTGGACGGCAGAGACATCCCCGTGAAGGCCGACGACCTGTGCATCGTCTTCCCGGGCATGTTGGTGCAGACCTTCGATCGCAGCGCCGATATGGATTGCCTCGTGCTGGCTGGCGACATCGGTTCGGTGCGCAATCTGCCCGTCAAATCCATGTCGGAACTTTACCTCCTGATCCGCGAGACGCCCTGCGTGCCGATCCGCCCGCGCGAGCGTGACATCCTCATGACCTGCTTTGAATACATCCGCCTGAGCTACTCCCGCAGGCTCTTCCCGTATCGCCTCGAGGTGACCCGCCAACTGATGATGGTGCTCGGCTGCGAAGTGGCCGCCATCTATCAAAAGAGTCAGCGCGTCAAGAGGCGTGAAGACACGTATAAGGAGCGCATCTTCCACCAGTTCATCCGCCTCGTCTCCGACAATTACATGTCCGAGCGGCGTGTGGATTTCTACTCCAAAAAGCTCCATATCTCGTCCAAACATTTGGCTCATCTGGTCAAGAGTGTATCGCAAAAGACGGCCGCCGAGTGGATCGACGATTTCATTATCCGACACATCAAACGCATGCTCCTGACCTCGCCGCAGACCGTGCAACAGATCTCCACCGAACTGAATTTCCCCAATCCCTCCTTCTTCACCCAATACTTCAAACGGGCCACGGGCAAGACGCCGAAGCAATTCCGCATGACGGCCAAATAG
- the pheS gene encoding phenylalanine--tRNA ligase subunit alpha, with protein MIERIKALLAEVENLQAQNAEELEALRIKYLSKKGEINALMGDFRNVAAESKREVGKYLNELKESAQNKINELKACFDAANDSTDLVDLTRTAYPIALGTRHPLSIVRGEICDIFARLGFSIAEGPEVEDDWHVFSALNFAEDHPARDMQDTFFIQHHPDVLLRTHTSSVQVRVMERQQPPVRIICPGRVYRNEAVSARAHCFFHQVEALYVDRQVSFADLKQVLLFFARELFGAGTEIRLRPSYFPFTEPSAEMDITCHICGGKGCNICKHTGWVEILGCGMVDPNVLESCGIDSHTHSGFALGMGIERIAMLKYRINDIRLFFENDLRFLRQFAVAE; from the coding sequence ATGATCGAACGAATCAAAGCACTGCTTGCTGAGGTGGAAAACCTCCAAGCCCAAAACGCCGAAGAACTCGAGGCGTTACGCATCAAATACCTCAGTAAGAAAGGCGAAATCAACGCCCTGATGGGCGACTTCCGCAACGTGGCCGCGGAGAGCAAACGCGAGGTCGGCAAGTACCTTAATGAGCTCAAGGAGTCGGCCCAAAACAAGATCAACGAGCTGAAGGCCTGCTTCGACGCCGCCAACGATAGCACCGACCTGGTCGACCTCACCCGCACGGCTTACCCCATCGCCCTCGGCACCCGCCACCCGCTTTCCATCGTCCGCGGCGAGATCTGCGACATCTTCGCCCGACTCGGTTTCAGCATCGCCGAAGGGCCCGAGGTGGAGGACGACTGGCACGTCTTCTCCGCCCTCAACTTCGCCGAGGATCACCCCGCACGCGACATGCAGGACACCTTCTTCATCCAGCACCACCCCGACGTCTTGCTCCGCACCCACACCTCCTCCGTGCAGGTGCGCGTCATGGAGCGCCAGCAGCCGCCCGTGCGCATCATCTGCCCCGGACGCGTCTATCGCAACGAGGCCGTATCGGCCCGCGCGCACTGCTTCTTCCATCAGGTCGAAGCGCTCTACGTCGACCGCCAAGTCTCCTTTGCCGACCTCAAGCAGGTGCTCCTCTTCTTCGCCCGCGAACTCTTCGGCGCCGGCACCGAGATCCGCCTCAGGCCCTCTTACTTCCCCTTCACCGAACCCTCGGCCGAGATGGACATCACCTGCCACATCTGCGGCGGCAAGGGCTGCAACATCTGCAAGCACACGGGCTGGGTCGAGATCCTCGGCTGCGGCATGGTCGACCCGAACGTGCTCGAGAGCTGCGGCATCGACAGCCACACGCACTCCGGTTTCGCCCTCGGTATGGGCATCGAGCGCATTGCCATGCTCAAGTATCGCATCAACGACATCCGACTCTTCTTCGAGAACGACCTGCGCTTCCTCCGCCAGTTCGCCGTGGCCGAATGA